The Geobacter sp. AOG2 genome includes a window with the following:
- a CDS encoding ASKHA domain-containing protein codes for MPDYALAMDLGTTTLAASLIDRATGKRLAMTGSMNPQRRFGADVVSRLDAAVHSEEAQQEMAALIRTELLRLAHELCAESGVPWGGVKQAAIAGNPAMQHLLLGLPVKSLAFPPYRPLFTGGKPVTAAELGWDGAAQVYLFPMPGGFVGGDTVAFLYGAAPGEATLCLDMGTNGEMALTSGDTIWATSAAAGPAFEGGNLSCGMAALPGAVNSIRIEGERVKIATIAGREPVGICGSAAIELVTELLGHGVLEAGGRLRSADEIPSNLGQRVVEQDGERAFVIHRDARRLLLLTQRDIRQIQLAKGAIRAGMEVLAERSGIAFPGLRDVLLTGSFGAVLRPIWLKTIGIFDEGMVHISRFTPEGALAGVERALAENDGFASVERLGKRFRVVPLSGTPLFESMFMRHIDFPG; via the coding sequence ATGCCCGATTACGCACTCGCCATGGACCTGGGCACCACCACCCTGGCCGCTTCCCTGATCGACCGCGCCACCGGGAAGCGGCTGGCCATGACCGGCAGCATGAACCCCCAGCGCCGGTTCGGGGCCGACGTGGTGTCGCGCCTGGACGCGGCGGTGCACTCGGAAGAGGCGCAACAGGAGATGGCGGCCCTGATCCGCACCGAACTGCTGCGTCTGGCCCATGAACTGTGCGCGGAGAGCGGCGTCCCCTGGGGCGGGGTGAAACAGGCCGCCATCGCCGGAAACCCGGCCATGCAACATCTGCTGTTGGGTTTGCCGGTGAAGTCTTTGGCCTTTCCCCCCTATCGTCCCCTGTTCACCGGCGGCAAACCGGTGACGGCGGCAGAACTGGGCTGGGACGGCGCGGCCCAGGTGTACCTCTTCCCCATGCCGGGCGGGTTCGTGGGGGGCGATACGGTCGCCTTCCTCTACGGCGCGGCGCCGGGCGAGGCGACCCTCTGCCTGGACATGGGCACCAACGGCGAGATGGCCCTGACCTCGGGCGACACCATCTGGGCCACCTCGGCCGCGGCCGGGCCGGCCTTCGAGGGGGGCAACCTCTCCTGCGGCATGGCCGCCCTGCCGGGGGCCGTCAACTCCATCCGCATCGAGGGAGAGCGGGTGAAGATCGCGACGATCGCCGGCCGCGAGCCGGTGGGCATCTGCGGTTCGGCGGCCATCGAGCTGGTCACGGAACTGCTGGGCCATGGTGTCCTGGAAGCGGGGGGGCGGCTGCGCAGCGCCGACGAGATCCCCTCGAACCTGGGGCAGCGGGTGGTCGAACAGGACGGGGAGCGTGCCTTCGTCATCCACCGGGACGCCCGGCGGCTCCTGCTCCTCACCCAACGGGACATCCGCCAGATCCAGTTGGCCAAGGGGGCCATCCGGGCCGGCATGGAGGTCTTGGCCGAACGCTCCGGCATCGCTTTTCCCGGCCTGCGGGATGTGCTCCTGACCGGCTCCTTCGGGGCGGTTTTGCGCCCCATATGGCTTAAAACCATTGGAATTTTCGATGAAGGCATGGTACATATCTCCAGATTTACCCCCGAAGGCGCGCTGGCCGGCGTCGAGCGGGCCCTGGCGGAGAACGACGGCTTTGCCTCCGTGGAACGGCTCGGCAAACGATTCCGGGTGGTGCCGCTCTCGGGCACGCCGCTGTTCGAGTCCATGTTCATGAGGCATATCGATTTCCCCGGGTAG
- the purH gene encoding bifunctional phosphoribosylaminoimidazolecarboxamide formyltransferase/IMP cyclohydrolase: MAKITRALISVSDKTGIIEFSRQLADYGVEILSTGGTAKLLREAGLTVKDVSEFTGFPEMLDGRVKTLHPKVHGGLLGMRGNPAHVAKMKEHGIENIDMVVVNLYPFEATVAKPGCLLEDAIENIDIGGPTMLRSAAKNYPDVTVIVDCADYALVLEEMKAAMGAVSPATNYGLAVKVFQHTAAYDGAISNYLGARLGEEPQQYPATFTIQVKKAQDLRYGENPQQTAAFYVEKDIAEPCVSNAVQLQGKELSFNNIIDLDAAIETVKEFEQSAAVIIKHTNPCGVALADTPLSAYLKARECDPVSAFGGIVGFNRQVDAATARELASTFLEAVIAPGYSDEALEIFTAKKNVRLMQVPLLEEYVAGGYDLKKVVGGLLVQGRDLGMVRAADCRVVTERTPTASEYEALDFAWRVCKHVKSNAIVFTNRDQTVGIGAGQMSRVDSSKIAVQKALLATQGTVLASDAFFPFRDGVDAAAEAGVTAVIQPGGSVRDEEVIKAANEHGIAMVFTGMRHFRH, encoded by the coding sequence ATGGCTAAGATTACCAGGGCGCTCATCAGCGTTTCCGACAAGACCGGCATCATCGAATTTTCCCGGCAACTGGCCGATTACGGGGTGGAGATCCTCTCCACCGGCGGCACGGCCAAGCTGTTGCGCGAAGCTGGCCTGACCGTCAAGGACGTGTCCGAATTCACCGGGTTCCCCGAGATGCTGGACGGCCGGGTCAAGACCCTGCACCCCAAGGTGCACGGCGGCCTGCTCGGCATGCGCGGCAACCCGGCCCATGTGGCCAAGATGAAGGAACACGGCATCGAGAACATCGACATGGTGGTGGTCAACCTGTACCCCTTCGAGGCCACCGTGGCCAAGCCGGGGTGCCTGCTGGAGGACGCCATCGAGAATATCGACATCGGCGGCCCCACCATGCTCCGTTCCGCCGCCAAGAACTACCCGGACGTGACCGTGATCGTGGACTGTGCCGATTACGCCCTGGTCCTGGAGGAGATGAAGGCCGCCATGGGGGCCGTCTCCCCGGCCACCAACTACGGCCTGGCGGTCAAGGTATTCCAGCACACCGCCGCCTATGACGGCGCCATCTCCAATTACCTGGGGGCGCGTCTCGGCGAGGAGCCCCAGCAATACCCGGCCACCTTCACCATCCAGGTCAAGAAGGCCCAGGATCTGCGCTACGGCGAGAACCCCCAGCAAACGGCCGCCTTTTACGTGGAGAAGGACATTGCGGAGCCGTGCGTCTCCAATGCGGTGCAGTTGCAGGGCAAGGAACTTTCCTTCAACAATATCATCGACCTGGACGCCGCCATCGAGACGGTCAAGGAGTTCGAGCAGAGCGCGGCGGTCATCATCAAACACACCAATCCCTGCGGCGTGGCCCTGGCCGATACGCCGCTCAGCGCCTATCTCAAGGCGCGGGAATGCGACCCGGTTTCGGCCTTCGGGGGCATCGTCGGCTTCAACCGCCAGGTGGATGCCGCAACGGCCCGGGAGCTGGCCTCCACCTTCCTGGAGGCGGTCATCGCCCCCGGTTACAGCGACGAGGCCCTGGAGATCTTCACCGCCAAGAAGAACGTGCGGCTGATGCAGGTGCCGCTGCTGGAGGAGTATGTGGCCGGGGGGTACGACCTCAAGAAGGTGGTGGGCGGCCTGCTGGTCCAGGGGCGCGACCTGGGGATGGTGCGGGCGGCCGACTGCCGCGTGGTGACCGAACGCACCCCGACCGCCTCGGAATATGAGGCCCTGGATTTCGCCTGGCGGGTCTGCAAGCACGTCAAGTCCAACGCCATCGTCTTCACCAACCGGGACCAGACCGTGGGGATCGGGGCCGGGCAGATGTCCCGGGTCGATTCCTCCAAGATCGCCGTGCAGAAGGCGCTTCTGGCGACCCAGGGTACGGTGCTGGCGTCCGACGCCTTCTTCCCGTTCCGGGACGGGGTCGACGCCGCCGCGGAAGCCGGGGTGACGGCCGTCATCCAGCCGGGCGGGAGCGTGCGGGACGAGGAGGTCATAAAAGCGGCCAACGAGCACGGGATCGCCATGGTGTTCACCGGGATGCGGCACTTCAGGCATTAA